Proteins from a single region of Barnesiella propionica:
- a CDS encoding CvpA family protein has product MNYIDIAILTIVVIACIQGYIKGILRQAGALGGFLLGIVCARLFGQNAMDFLGHIVSLPSYACKVLAYFIVFLLVYLACNFIIGLVRKVTHKIQLGWMDRIGGVVFGVVRYLFVLSLVLNLLALVDPRSHLLRKEICTESQYYKPVFNMAPALFSFARDNMNEECQTEQPNKLNINRFCLFSVLMEVHENLKNDMK; this is encoded by the coding sequence ATGAATTACATAGATATTGCTATTCTAACGATTGTTGTCATTGCCTGTATACAAGGGTATATCAAAGGGATCCTCCGACAGGCAGGAGCTTTAGGCGGTTTCCTCTTAGGAATAGTATGTGCGCGTCTTTTCGGACAAAATGCAATGGATTTTCTCGGTCATATCGTTTCGCTACCTTCTTACGCCTGTAAAGTTCTGGCCTATTTCATTGTCTTCTTACTGGTGTATCTGGCTTGCAATTTTATTATCGGTCTGGTGCGTAAAGTTACTCATAAAATTCAGTTGGGATGGATGGACAGGATTGGAGGAGTGGTGTTCGGTGTAGTCCGTTATTTATTTGTGCTTAGTCTGGTTTTAAATCTGTTGGCTTTGGTCGATCCCCGTTCTCACTTACTGAGAAAAGAGATCTGTACGGAGTCGCAATATTATAAACCTGTTTTCAATATGGCTCCGGCTCTGTTTTCATTTGCCCGGGACAATATGAACGAGGAGTGTCAAACAGAGCAACCGAACAAACTAAATATTAATCGTTTTTGTTTATTTTCTGTGCTTATGGAAGTGCACGAAAACTTAAAAAATGATATGAAATGA
- a CDS encoding M48 family metallopeptidase, translating to MSEILYEDEEFGNVIIKIDNRARRVIFRVKDGILKMTCPPCFNRKDIIRSIEENREGLRRLVERVNKKSPLPFYEGQRILCGRYTLNIGRQKHFPGELLLGRNGYDLSVLCYESVDMGNPDIQDRIRRGIEILVRKAAEDFLPERVRENAARLGLRVGRVTIGRGRRKLGHCTGKGDISLSFYLMFLPFHLVDYIIFHELAHLSYMDHSEAFHRLCDVYCGGKEKKWRSELRKFVFPID from the coding sequence ATGAGTGAAATCTTATATGAGGATGAAGAATTCGGCAATGTTATAATAAAGATCGACAACCGTGCCAGAAGAGTGATATTTAGGGTAAAAGACGGGATACTTAAAATGACATGCCCGCCCTGTTTTAACCGTAAAGATATTATTCGTTCAATAGAAGAAAACCGGGAAGGTCTGCGTCGCCTTGTTGAGCGTGTAAATAAAAAAAGTCCGTTGCCTTTCTATGAAGGACAGCGTATCTTATGCGGGAGATATACCTTGAATATAGGGAGGCAAAAACATTTTCCCGGTGAGCTGTTGCTGGGACGGAACGGATATGATTTGTCGGTCCTTTGTTATGAATCGGTTGATATGGGTAATCCAGATATTCAAGACCGTATACGGCGAGGAATCGAAATCCTGGTTCGTAAAGCGGCGGAAGACTTTTTACCGGAACGTGTGCGTGAGAACGCCGCACGTTTGGGATTAAGAGTCGGCCGTGTTACTATCGGTAGGGGACGGAGAAAATTAGGGCATTGTACGGGAAAAGGTGATATCTCATTATCGTTTTACTTAATGTTTCTTCCTTTTCATTTAGTCGATTATATTATTTTTCATGAACTCGCGCATTTGTCGTATATGGATCATAGTGAAGCTTTTCACAGATTATGTGATGTTTATTGTGGCGGAAAAGAGAAAAAATGGAGATCGGAATTGCGTAAATTTGTTTTTCCTATCGATTAA
- the nusA gene encoding transcription termination factor NusA, which produces MAKKEETISMVDTFSEFKELKNIDIKTMISVLEESFRNVLSKMFGTDENFDVIVNPEKGDFEIWRNREVVEDGQVTDSNLQISLSEAQKIDSDYQVGEEVTDEVFFEKFGRRAILNLRQTLASKILDLQKDAIYNKYKERIGELVSAEVYQIWKKEMLLIDDEGNELLLPKTEQIPSDFYRKGETARAVVLNVDNKNNNPKIIVSRTSNDFLRRLFELEVPEIHDGLILIRAIARIPGERAKVAVESYDDRIDPVGACVGVKGSRIHGIVRELRNENIDVINYTSNVSLFIQRALSPAKVSSIRLNEEEKKAEVFLKPEEVSLAIGKGGLNIKLACMLTGYNIDVYRDLDESEEEDIYLDEFKDEIDAWVIEALKGIGCATAKSVLAMPREELIEKADLEEDTVDELINILKAEFEE; this is translated from the coding sequence ATGGCTAAGAAAGAGGAAACAATCAGCATGGTTGATACGTTCTCGGAATTCAAAGAACTCAAGAACATCGATATAAAGACAATGATCAGCGTGCTGGAAGAGTCGTTCCGTAACGTCTTATCGAAAATGTTTGGTACCGATGAGAATTTCGACGTAATCGTTAATCCTGAAAAGGGGGATTTCGAAATATGGCGAAATCGCGAGGTAGTGGAAGATGGCCAGGTGACCGACAGCAACCTGCAGATTTCTTTGTCCGAGGCTCAGAAAATCGATAGTGATTATCAGGTGGGCGAGGAAGTGACCGATGAGGTTTTCTTTGAAAAATTCGGACGTAGGGCTATTTTAAATCTCCGTCAGACTTTGGCTTCTAAAATACTTGATTTGCAAAAGGATGCGATCTATAACAAGTATAAAGAAAGAATCGGCGAGTTGGTAAGTGCCGAGGTATATCAGATATGGAAGAAAGAAATGCTTCTCATAGACGATGAGGGCAATGAGTTGTTGCTGCCGAAAACCGAGCAGATACCTTCGGATTTTTATCGCAAAGGAGAAACTGCCCGTGCGGTAGTGTTAAATGTGGATAACAAAAATAATAATCCCAAGATAATAGTTTCGCGTACATCCAATGATTTTCTCCGCCGTTTATTTGAACTTGAAGTTCCTGAGATCCATGACGGTTTAATTCTCATTCGAGCCATTGCACGTATTCCGGGAGAACGTGCCAAGGTTGCGGTGGAGTCTTATGACGACCGTATAGATCCGGTAGGAGCCTGTGTGGGAGTGAAAGGTTCCCGCATTCATGGCATAGTACGGGAGTTGCGTAACGAAAATATCGACGTAATTAATTATACCAGTAATGTCTCTCTTTTTATACAGCGTGCTTTGAGTCCTGCCAAAGTATCTTCCATTCGTTTGAATGAAGAAGAGAAGAAGGCAGAGGTGTTCCTGAAACCGGAGGAAGTTTCTCTGGCTATAGGTAAAGGAGGGCTGAATATAAAACTGGCTTGTATGCTTACCGGCTATAACATCGACGTATACCGTGATTTGGACGAATCGGAAGAAGAGGATATCTATCTGGATGAATTCAAAGATGAAATTGATGCTTGGGTGATCGAAGCTTTAAAAGGTATAGGCTGCGCGACAGCGAAGAGCGTACTGGCTATGCCTCGTGAAGAGCTTATCGAAAAAGCTGATTTGGAAGAGGATACGGTCGATGAACTGATTAATATTTTGAAAGCTGAATTTGAAGAATAA
- the rimP gene encoding ribosome assembly cofactor RimP — MIEQGTVKQLVEEGLGGTDCFLVDVVVKPGNTIVVEIDNEEGVDIDRCVALHRYIESKLDRDVEDYELEVGSAGITSPFKVVAQYRKNIGNEVEVLTKAGVKLNGILKEAGENHFVVTVTKKIKTETSKRKVEVQEDLSFEYSEVKYTKYLIRFK; from the coding sequence ATGATAGAGCAAGGAACAGTAAAACAATTGGTAGAAGAAGGACTGGGAGGAACCGACTGCTTTTTAGTGGATGTAGTCGTGAAGCCTGGTAATACTATCGTTGTGGAGATTGACAACGAAGAAGGTGTGGACATTGACCGTTGCGTGGCATTACACCGTTATATCGAGTCGAAACTGGACAGGGATGTCGAAGATTATGAATTGGAAGTGGGATCGGCAGGGATTACATCTCCGTTTAAAGTAGTGGCACAATACCGGAAGAATATAGGTAACGAGGTTGAAGTGTTAACTAAGGCGGGTGTAAAGTTGAACGGTATTCTCAAAGAGGCCGGAGAGAACCATTTCGTAGTGACTGTTACTAAAAAAATTAAAACCGAAACGAGTAAGCGTAAGGTGGAAGTTCAGGAAGACCTTTCGTTTGAATATAGTGAAGTAAAATATACAAAATATCTAATCAGATTTAAATAA
- a CDS encoding PspC domain-containing protein, translating to MKKTITINLNKIVFHIDEDACDILEKYLNSIKAHFAAKDDGKEIIDDIEARIAELFKERIRYGTEVITLADVNEIISVMGHPEDFEAVPELEIEKEEPRKEPEKAVEPKKLFRDPDNQVLGGVASGLGWYLGISPIVLRIFMVLLVPFWFTSVWIYLLLWICIPEAKTVAQKLQMQGKAANIDNIQKAIYEEKKSPESEVSKLINKSSNILGAIFKTIFVIIGSFIGIILLMLAFGMGAFILTFLVAGLNTISFLPLLTPETAAILQAVHNPIPLSISMILTFGIPLYFALRAILGALFHWRPLSKTTSVTLLVLWILGVGFLIVCSTQLLPEIATNLHTSQYHIYHQ from the coding sequence ATGAAAAAGACTATCACGATAAATTTAAACAAAATCGTTTTCCATATTGATGAAGACGCGTGTGACATCCTCGAAAAATATTTGAACAGTATCAAAGCCCATTTTGCTGCGAAAGATGACGGAAAAGAGATTATAGATGATATTGAAGCCCGTATAGCCGAACTCTTTAAAGAAAGAATCCGCTACGGAACCGAAGTAATAACCCTGGCAGATGTAAACGAAATCATTTCTGTCATGGGACACCCCGAAGATTTCGAAGCAGTCCCGGAACTGGAAATAGAAAAAGAAGAACCTCGTAAAGAACCGGAAAAGGCAGTAGAACCCAAAAAATTATTTCGGGATCCCGACAATCAGGTATTGGGGGGAGTAGCATCGGGCCTGGGATGGTATCTCGGTATAAGCCCTATCGTTCTTCGTATCTTTATGGTTCTTCTGGTCCCGTTCTGGTTTACGTCTGTTTGGATATATCTTTTGTTATGGATATGCATACCCGAAGCTAAAACCGTAGCCCAGAAACTGCAGATGCAGGGAAAAGCAGCCAATATAGATAACATACAAAAAGCAATTTATGAAGAAAAGAAGTCACCGGAAAGCGAAGTTTCGAAATTGATAAACAAGTCAAGCAATATATTAGGCGCCATATTTAAAACGATCTTTGTCATAATAGGCTCTTTCATAGGAATCATTCTTCTAATGCTGGCATTCGGCATGGGAGCATTTATTCTCACATTCCTGGTCGCAGGGCTAAATACAATATCGTTCCTGCCATTACTTACACCCGAGACGGCAGCGATTTTACAGGCGGTTCACAATCCCATTCCTCTATCCATTTCAATGATACTGACATTCGGCATTCCCTTGTATTTCGCATTACGGGCTATCCTGGGTGCGCTGTTCCATTGGAGACCCTTATCCAAAACCACATCTGTTACTTTGCTCGTATTATGGATATTAGGCGTAGGTTTTCTTATCGTATGCAGTACACAATTATTGCCCGAAATAGCCACAAACCTGCATACTTCCCAATACCATATATATCACCAATAA
- a CDS encoding CBS domain-containing protein, with amino-acid sequence MTAKDIISDQIPCIYPEMKVSEAIARIEEAKLKCLPVVSDRLYRGIICEKELLTLSAPDDKIGDMDLYAPSVRADSHILEVLNRMAQLSLDILPVVSADNEYLGSVSMCSLLFPFSTFCHTSQPGAIIEIAVRPEEYSATEICRLVEDNNSKVVSLFSFPDGESGMLTVAIKIDREDASSVLRSLERFNYRILRCYQHQDVIDERTEHRFRELMYYLEM; translated from the coding sequence ATGACGGCAAAAGATATTATTTCAGACCAAATACCTTGCATTTATCCCGAAATGAAAGTTTCGGAGGCAATCGCCCGTATAGAGGAGGCAAAATTAAAATGCCTGCCTGTCGTTTCGGACCGGTTGTATCGTGGTATTATTTGCGAAAAAGAGTTATTGACTTTATCTGCCCCTGATGATAAGATAGGGGATATGGACCTGTATGCTCCGTCGGTAAGAGCCGACAGCCATATTCTGGAGGTTCTGAACCGCATGGCTCAGCTTTCATTGGATATATTGCCTGTCGTTTCGGCCGATAATGAATATCTGGGTTCGGTGAGTATGTGCTCTTTGTTATTCCCGTTCTCTACTTTTTGCCATACCTCCCAGCCCGGCGCTATTATTGAAATAGCCGTTCGTCCTGAAGAATATTCTGCTACGGAGATATGCCGTCTGGTGGAAGATAATAACAGTAAGGTTGTGAGTCTTTTCTCTTTCCCCGACGGAGAATCGGGTATGCTAACGGTGGCTATTAAGATAGACCGGGAGGATGCGTCTTCCGTTCTTCGTTCCCTGGAACGGTTCAATTACCGTATCTTACGTTGTTATCAGCATCAGGATGTTATTGATGAAAGGACAGAGCACCGTTTCCGGGAACTGATGTATTATCTTGAAATGTAA
- the sufB gene encoding Fe-S cluster assembly protein SufB has protein sequence MKQDNSNEILDDVTSGDYKYGFVTDIETEVIPRGLCEDVIRLISAKKEEPEWLLDFRLKAYEHWKTLSMPHWAHLHIPEIDYQAISYYAAPKKKEGPKSLDEVDPELRKTFNKLGISLEEQMALSGIAVDAVMDSVSVKTTFREKLAELGVIFCSFSEAVKDYPDLVKRYLGSVVSYRDNFFAALNSAVFSDGSFVYIPKGVRCPMELSTYFRINAANTGQFERTLIVADDDSYVSYLEGCTAPMRDENQLHAAIVEIMVHDRAEVKYSTVQNWYPGDKDGNGGIYNFVTKRAMCKGDDSKVSWTQVETGSAITWKYPSCILAGDNSTGEFYSVAVTNNYQQADTGTKMIHLGKNTRSTIVSKGISAGHSQNSYRGLVKVTSRADNARNFTQCDSLLLSSHCGAHTFPYMDINNDSAVIEHEATTSKINEDQIFYCNQRGISTEDAIGLIVNGYAKEVMNKLPMEFAVEAQKLLQISLEGSVG, from the coding sequence ATGAAACAAGATAATTCGAATGAGATTTTAGATGATGTCACCTCTGGTGATTATAAATATGGTTTTGTTACCGACATTGAGACCGAAGTTATACCCCGTGGGTTATGTGAGGATGTGATTCGTCTTATTTCTGCCAAGAAAGAGGAACCGGAATGGTTGCTTGATTTTCGTTTAAAGGCATATGAGCACTGGAAAACTTTGTCAATGCCGCATTGGGCTCATCTCCACATTCCCGAGATAGATTACCAGGCTATCAGCTATTATGCGGCTCCGAAGAAAAAAGAGGGTCCTAAAAGCCTGGATGAAGTGGATCCCGAATTAAGAAAGACGTTCAATAAGCTGGGTATATCTCTGGAAGAGCAAATGGCTTTAAGCGGAATAGCCGTAGATGCTGTGATGGACAGTGTTTCCGTCAAGACTACTTTCCGGGAAAAGCTGGCAGAACTGGGTGTTATTTTTTGTTCTTTCAGCGAGGCTGTGAAAGATTATCCCGATTTGGTAAAACGTTATTTGGGATCGGTCGTTTCTTACCGGGACAATTTTTTTGCTGCTTTAAATTCAGCAGTATTCAGTGACGGTTCCTTTGTTTATATACCTAAGGGAGTGCGTTGCCCTATGGAACTTTCTACCTATTTCCGTATAAATGCTGCGAATACCGGTCAGTTTGAGAGAACTCTCATTGTCGCCGATGACGATAGCTATGTAAGCTATCTGGAAGGTTGTACGGCTCCCATGAGAGATGAGAACCAGTTACATGCCGCTATTGTCGAAATCATGGTTCATGACCGTGCGGAAGTGAAGTATTCTACCGTGCAAAACTGGTATCCGGGGGACAAGGATGGTAACGGAGGCATATATAATTTTGTTACAAAACGAGCTATGTGTAAAGGCGATGATTCCAAGGTTTCATGGACGCAAGTGGAAACCGGTTCGGCCATTACCTGGAAGTATCCCAGTTGCATACTGGCGGGAGATAATTCTACGGGAGAGTTCTATTCGGTTGCTGTGACCAATAATTATCAGCAGGCCGATACAGGAACAAAAATGATACATTTGGGAAAGAATACCCGTAGCACTATTGTTTCTAAGGGTATTTCGGCAGGACACAGCCAGAATAGTTACCGTGGACTGGTGAAAGTTACTTCACGTGCCGATAATGCCCGTAATTTCACACAGTGCGACAGTTTATTGCTGAGTTCGCATTGCGGAGCTCATACGTTCCCGTATATGGATATAAATAACGATTCAGCCGTTATCGAGCATGAAGCTACTACTTCGAAGATCAATGAAGACCAGATATTTTATTGCAATCAGCGGGGTATTTCTACCGAAGATGCCATAGGACTGATTGTAAACGGATATGCTAAGGAAGTAATGAATAAACTACCGATGGAATTTGCTGTGGAAGCACAGAAATTATTACAGATATCGTTGGAAGGTTCGGTCGGCTAA
- a CDS encoding NAD kinase, whose amino-acid sequence MKIAVFGSLYQTEKVLQARRLFQTLEKFDAEVYICDDFYHFLVHEMDLDPIYTGLISGNDFQADIALSVGGDGTFLKTAQRVSDKGVPILGINTGRLGFLADVSDREIEDVMLEVFKNYYKVEDRTLLEVSSDRLTEDFYPYALNEVAILKRDASSMISIHTTLGENYLNTYLADGLIISTPTGSTAYSLSAGGPVIIPQAKNFVLSPVAPHSMTVRPLVVNDDEVITLEIRSRSNNFLLSLDGRSVVLEAGSKVTIRKAPFVIRVVKRYNHNFTDTLRNKLMWGADKRE is encoded by the coding sequence ATGAAAATAGCTGTTTTTGGAAGTTTGTATCAGACGGAGAAGGTTTTACAAGCCCGTAGATTATTCCAGACATTGGAGAAGTTCGATGCGGAAGTTTATATCTGTGATGATTTTTATCATTTTCTGGTGCATGAAATGGATCTCGATCCTATTTATACGGGATTAATAAGCGGTAATGATTTTCAGGCTGATATTGCGTTGAGCGTGGGTGGTGACGGAACATTCCTGAAAACAGCCCAGCGGGTTTCGGATAAGGGAGTCCCTATCTTGGGGATCAATACGGGGCGTTTAGGCTTTTTGGCGGATGTTTCGGACCGTGAGATAGAAGATGTGATGCTCGAGGTTTTTAAAAATTATTATAAAGTGGAAGACCGGACATTGCTCGAGGTTTCATCCGACCGGCTCACAGAAGATTTTTATCCGTATGCTTTAAACGAAGTTGCTATCCTTAAGCGGGATGCTTCTTCCATGATATCTATTCATACCACTTTGGGGGAGAATTATCTGAATACTTATTTGGCGGACGGGCTGATTATCTCTACGCCCACAGGTTCTACGGCATATTCTTTAAGTGCAGGAGGGCCGGTCATTATTCCACAGGCAAAAAATTTCGTTTTGTCTCCCGTAGCACCTCATAGCATGACAGTGAGACCGCTTGTCGTGAATGACGATGAAGTGATAACTCTGGAGATTCGCAGCCGCAGCAATAATTTTCTGTTGAGCCTCGACGGTCGTTCCGTCGTCCTGGAAGCAGGCAGCAAAGTTACGATACGTAAGGCTCCTTTTGTTATACGTGTCGTGAAGCGGTACAATCATAACTTTACTGATACTTTACGTAATAAACTGATGTGGGGTGCTGATAAAAGGGAATGA
- the infB gene encoding translation initiation factor IF-2, which yields MSIRLNKVARDLNVGIQTAVEFLQKKGFSVEPNPNTKITDEQYALLVKEFSKDKNLKQESDNISLERHSKEKNRATQPAEGHVPADNTVISEPDEIKMELPSERKPKIVGQIDLDKLNKPQAAPAPVKEEKTVQEPAPETPEAEVPKTVEAEPVSKVEPVGKEKEAAEETPKVVETPGAEVSKTVYQKPVIKKVEEVKEKSAAASEIKDNSEEVFMINRPTLSTNINVVGKIDLDALNQQTRPKKKTKEEKRKEREAKEKQRSDLKKPVVAGDASGQSEGERRKRKRINKEKVDIEKSVSDQKNQPRPNNVGNNRNNNGVNNGNNRNNGGGNNKSRLKRPVIKAEISDEDVQKQIKETLARLTTKGQKKSAKWRKEKREAFSNREREMAEQEMAESHTLKLTEFVTANDLAVMMNVPVNNVISTCMSIGMMVSINQRLDAETINIVAEEFGFKTEYVSAEVVEAISEEEDREEDLTHRPPIVTVMGHVDHGKTSLLDYIRNANVIAGEAGGITQHIGAYNVKLEDGRRITFLDTPGHEAFTAMRARGAKVTDIAIIIVAADDNVMPQTVEAINHASAAGVPIVFAINKIDKPNANPEKIKEELAAMNYLVEDWGGKYQSQEISAKKGQGVHELMEKVLLEAELLDLKANPDRKATGSIIESTLDKGRGYVATVLVHNGTLKMGDIVLAGTNHGRVKAMFNERNVRIDEAGPSAPVQILGLNGAPQAGDIFHVLDTEQEAREIANKREQLQRELGLRTHKLLTLDDIGRRIAIGNFQELNIIVKGDVDGSVEALGDSLIKLSTDEIQINVLHKAVGQISESDITLAAASNAIIVGFQVRPSMAARRLAEKEGVDIRLYSIIYDAIEEVKAAMEGMLSPDIKEEITGTAEVRETYHISKVGTVAGCAVKEGKLRRSSKIRLIRDGIVIYSGDLGSLKRFKDDVKEVATGYECGLNITNYNDIKVGDLVEAYEEIEVKKTL from the coding sequence ATGTCAATAAGGTTAAATAAAGTAGCAAGAGATTTAAACGTAGGGATTCAGACGGCAGTCGAGTTTCTGCAAAAGAAAGGATTTTCCGTGGAACCTAATCCTAATACGAAAATCACAGATGAGCAGTATGCTTTGCTCGTGAAAGAATTTAGCAAAGATAAAAACCTGAAACAGGAGTCTGATAATATCAGCCTGGAACGTCACAGCAAAGAAAAGAACAGAGCTACACAACCTGCCGAAGGTCATGTGCCTGCTGACAATACTGTCATATCGGAACCTGATGAGATTAAAATGGAGTTGCCTTCGGAACGTAAACCTAAGATCGTAGGGCAGATTGACTTGGATAAATTAAATAAGCCGCAAGCGGCTCCTGCTCCTGTAAAAGAGGAAAAGACCGTACAAGAGCCTGCTCCCGAAACGCCTGAAGCGGAAGTTCCTAAGACAGTCGAGGCTGAACCTGTTTCTAAGGTGGAACCTGTCGGGAAAGAAAAAGAAGCGGCGGAAGAAACTCCGAAAGTTGTTGAAACCCCTGGGGCGGAAGTTTCAAAGACCGTATATCAAAAACCGGTAATAAAGAAAGTGGAAGAAGTAAAAGAAAAATCGGCTGCTGCTTCGGAGATAAAAGATAACAGCGAAGAGGTGTTTATGATAAATCGTCCTACATTGTCTACCAATATTAATGTGGTAGGTAAAATCGACCTGGACGCTCTTAATCAGCAAACACGTCCGAAGAAGAAAACCAAAGAAGAAAAACGTAAAGAACGGGAGGCGAAGGAGAAACAACGTTCCGATCTGAAAAAGCCTGTAGTTGCCGGAGATGCTTCTGGTCAATCGGAGGGTGAACGTCGTAAACGTAAACGTATAAACAAAGAAAAGGTCGATATAGAAAAAAGCGTTTCCGATCAAAAGAATCAGCCTCGTCCTAATAATGTCGGCAATAACAGGAATAATAATGGCGTAAATAACGGTAATAACAGGAATAACGGCGGCGGTAATAATAAATCCCGCCTTAAACGTCCGGTTATCAAAGCCGAGATAAGTGATGAAGATGTTCAGAAACAGATAAAGGAAACTTTGGCGAGACTGACGACGAAAGGTCAAAAGAAAAGCGCCAAATGGAGGAAAGAAAAACGTGAGGCATTCTCTAACCGTGAAAGAGAAATGGCTGAGCAGGAAATGGCTGAAAGCCATACGCTTAAACTGACCGAATTTGTTACGGCAAATGATTTGGCCGTAATGATGAATGTACCGGTCAATAACGTAATTTCCACCTGTATGAGTATCGGTATGATGGTTTCCATCAACCAGAGATTAGATGCAGAAACAATTAATATAGTTGCAGAAGAATTCGGCTTTAAGACCGAATATGTGAGTGCTGAAGTTGTAGAGGCCATAAGCGAGGAAGAGGATAGGGAAGAAGATCTTACACATCGTCCGCCTATCGTAACCGTGATGGGACATGTCGATCATGGAAAAACTTCGTTGCTCGATTATATACGTAATGCTAATGTAATTGCCGGTGAAGCGGGTGGAATTACCCAGCATATAGGTGCGTATAATGTAAAACTCGAAGACGGCCGTCGCATCACATTCCTCGATACTCCCGGTCACGAGGCGTTTACGGCAATGCGTGCCCGTGGTGCTAAAGTGACCGATATAGCTATTATAATCGTAGCGGCCGATGACAATGTAATGCCTCAGACCGTGGAGGCTATTAATCATGCGTCTGCAGCCGGTGTGCCTATTGTGTTTGCTATAAATAAGATTGATAAGCCGAATGCCAATCCTGAAAAAATAAAAGAGGAACTGGCAGCTATGAATTATCTGGTCGAAGATTGGGGCGGTAAGTACCAGTCTCAGGAGATATCGGCAAAGAAAGGTCAGGGTGTTCACGAACTAATGGAAAAAGTTTTGCTGGAAGCCGAGTTATTAGACCTGAAAGCAAATCCCGACCGTAAAGCGACGGGTTCCATTATTGAATCGACATTGGATAAAGGCCGTGGCTACGTGGCTACGGTACTAGTACATAACGGTACATTGAAAATGGGTGATATTGTACTGGCGGGAACCAATCACGGACGTGTTAAAGCTATGTTCAATGAACGGAATGTGCGTATTGATGAAGCAGGCCCGTCTGCTCCTGTACAGATTCTCGGTCTTAATGGCGCTCCTCAGGCCGGAGATATTTTCCATGTTCTGGATACGGAACAGGAAGCCCGTGAGATCGCCAATAAACGTGAACAGTTACAACGTGAGTTAGGCTTACGTACCCACAAGCTGCTTACACTGGATGATATAGGCCGTCGTATCGCTATAGGTAATTTCCAGGAACTTAATATTATCGTAAAAGGTGACGTGGATGGTTCTGTAGAAGCTTTAGGAGATTCTCTTATCAAATTATCGACAGATGAAATACAGATAAATGTATTGCATAAGGCCGTAGGGCAGATTTCCGAATCGGATATCACACTTGCAGCTGCATCCAATGCTATCATTGTGGGATTCCAGGTTCGTCCTTCTATGGCTGCGCGCCGTTTGGCAGAAAAAGAAGGTGTGGATATACGTCTCTATTCTATTATTTATGATGCAATAGAAGAAGTAAAAGCTGCTATGGAAGGTATGTTATCTCCGGATATTAAGGAAGAAATTACCGGTACGGCCGAAGTTCGCGAGACCTACCACATCAGCAAGGTCGGTACGGTTGCCGGTTGCGCCGTGAAAGAAGGAAAACTGAGACGTAGCAGCAAGATACGTCTTATCCGGGACGGTATAGTCATTTATAGTGGCGACCTGGGCTCTTTGAAGCGTTTTAAGGACGATGTGAAAGAGGTGGCTACCGGCTATGAATGCGGTCTTAATATAACCAATTATAATGATATTAAGGTTGGTGACCTGGTAGAAGCTTATGAAGAAATTGAAGTGAAAAAAACTTTATAA
- a CDS encoding PadR family transcriptional regulator — MNSDNVKSQMRKGILEYCTLLILNKKRAYVSDIIKALKDSRLIVVEGTLYPLLTRLKNTGLLTYSWEESTQGPPRKYYEITPEGNEFLQVLDSSWKELNHVINHIKEQQ; from the coding sequence ATGAATTCCGATAATGTAAAATCACAAATGCGAAAAGGTATTCTGGAATACTGTACTCTCCTGATACTAAATAAAAAGAGAGCCTATGTATCCGATATTATCAAAGCACTTAAAGATTCCCGATTAATCGTCGTCGAAGGTACACTATACCCGCTCCTGACCCGGTTAAAGAATACAGGACTACTGACATATTCCTGGGAAGAATCCACCCAGGGGCCTCCCAGAAAATATTACGAAATAACTCCCGAAGGGAATGAATTTCTGCAAGTACTCGACAGCTCCTGGAAAGAGCTGAACCATGTTATCAACCATATTAAAGAACAACAATAA